From Myxococcales bacterium, the proteins below share one genomic window:
- the cls gene encoding cardiolipin synthase yields the protein MTLTDVPWKSVLAFGETAWVVGLTTFLVLERRSPAATLAWVLGLVFLPFVGLPVYLLFGPRRLRRRRLRYRDSRKRATAAIAEVRRRLPPGDASRLARIGECLQHTPVSTAERLVVHHDGDALYDRIVAAIDDARDHVHVEYYIYEADAQGVRLRDALVRARKRGVEVRVLVDAVGSSANLAFFEALVSAGGIARIFQPPRFGLAWTLFFNFRTHRKIVVIDGTLGFTGGMNWSSCHSRRDSGDAAWRDTHLELEGAVVADLQHTFVENWVYCRGDSPTTPRYFPEVSAGAELVQLLRSGPDRDIYPIHAFFFSAIAMAERRILLTTPYLVPDDTTLYALKTAAARGVAVRILVPSQGDSRVVSAAARSYFEELLDAGCEIHTYGPGMLHAKLLVVDDVATIGTANFDNRSFRLNFEVMAVLYAKARADELAERFELDLAHAKKVKRRALHEQKPLLRLAESAARLASPLL from the coding sequence ATGACACTCACCGACGTGCCGTGGAAGTCGGTGCTCGCCTTCGGGGAGACCGCCTGGGTGGTCGGCCTGACGACGTTCCTCGTCCTCGAGCGTCGGTCGCCCGCAGCGACGCTCGCGTGGGTGCTCGGCCTGGTGTTCCTCCCGTTCGTCGGCCTGCCTGTGTACCTCCTCTTCGGGCCGAGGAGGCTCCGTCGGAGGCGCCTTCGGTACCGCGACTCTCGAAAGCGAGCGACCGCGGCCATCGCCGAGGTGCGGCGACGACTGCCCCCGGGCGACGCATCCCGCCTCGCGCGCATCGGCGAATGCCTGCAGCATACACCCGTATCGACGGCGGAGCGTCTCGTCGTGCACCACGACGGGGACGCGCTCTACGATCGGATCGTCGCCGCGATCGACGACGCGCGCGACCACGTCCACGTGGAGTACTACATCTACGAGGCCGACGCACAAGGTGTGCGCCTCCGCGACGCCCTGGTGCGCGCGCGCAAACGTGGGGTCGAGGTCCGAGTGCTGGTCGACGCCGTCGGCTCCTCGGCGAACCTCGCGTTCTTCGAGGCGCTCGTCTCGGCGGGAGGCATCGCTCGCATTTTTCAGCCCCCGAGGTTCGGTCTCGCGTGGACGCTTTTCTTCAACTTCCGAACCCATCGCAAGATCGTCGTGATCGACGGGACCCTCGGGTTCACGGGCGGCATGAACTGGTCGTCGTGCCATTCCCGTCGCGACTCGGGAGATGCGGCCTGGCGCGACACACACCTCGAGCTCGAGGGAGCCGTCGTCGCCGACCTCCAGCACACGTTCGTCGAGAACTGGGTGTACTGCCGAGGCGACTCGCCGACGACGCCCCGCTACTTTCCGGAGGTCTCGGCGGGCGCCGAGCTCGTGCAGCTCCTTCGCTCGGGCCCCGACCGCGACATCTATCCGATCCACGCCTTCTTCTTCTCCGCGATCGCGATGGCCGAGCGACGCATCCTCCTCACGACGCCGTACCTCGTACCCGACGACACGACGCTCTACGCGCTGAAGACCGCGGCCGCGCGTGGTGTGGCCGTGCGGATCCTCGTGCCGAGCCAGGGCGACTCCCGCGTGGTCTCCGCCGCCGCGCGGAGCTACTTCGAGGAGCTGCTCGACGCGGGCTGCGAGATCCACACGTACGGACCGGGCATGCTGCACGCGAAGCTCCTCGTCGTCGACGACGTCGCCACGATCGGGACCGCGAACTTCGACAATCGGAGCTTCCGCCTCAACTTCGAGGTCATGGCCGTGCTCTACGCGAAAGCCCGCGCCGACGAGCTCGCCGAGCGCTTCGAGCTCGATCTCGCCCACGCGAAGAAGGTCAAGCGGCGAGCGCTCCACGAGCAGAAGCCGCTGCTCAGGCTGGCCGAGTCGGCCGCGCGGCTCGCATCGCCGCTCTTGTAG
- a CDS encoding 1-acyl-sn-glycerol-3-phosphate acyltransferase — translation MSVYETLAICAPTVLEAAVGRVSKSTCDERLSRWGHRIVKGTRMDVTVAGRDHVAPGETFVVMSNHQSHYDVPVLYHVLGGNLRMVAKQELFRIPIFGGAMRGAGFISVDRENRESAIRSLEAAKPMLRGGTHLWIAPEGTRSLDGKLGPFKKGGFVLARDLELRILPVTVTGTRNVLPSHGALTAPDEPVHVTFHAPISSSRPRDEVMAAVREAIASALP, via the coding sequence ATGAGCGTGTACGAGACGCTCGCCATCTGTGCGCCGACCGTGCTCGAAGCGGCCGTCGGTCGCGTGTCGAAGTCGACCTGCGACGAACGCCTCTCCCGGTGGGGACACCGCATCGTGAAAGGCACACGGATGGACGTCACCGTGGCGGGTCGCGACCACGTGGCCCCCGGCGAGACGTTCGTGGTGATGTCGAACCACCAGTCCCACTACGACGTGCCGGTGCTCTACCACGTGCTCGGGGGCAACCTCCGCATGGTGGCGAAGCAGGAGCTCTTCCGCATCCCGATCTTCGGCGGCGCGATGCGCGGAGCCGGGTTCATTTCCGTCGACCGCGAGAACCGCGAGAGTGCCATCCGCAGCCTCGAAGCCGCGAAGCCCATGCTCCGGGGGGGCACCCACCTCTGGATCGCTCCCGAAGGCACCCGCAGCCTCGACGGGAAGCTCGGCCCGTTCAAGAAGGGCGGCTTCGTGCTCGCGAGGGACCTCGAGCTCCGTATCCTACCGGTCACCGTGACGGGCACGAGAAACGTGCTCCCCTCCCACGGCGCGCTCACGGCACCCGACGAGCCTGTCCACGTGACGTTTCACGCTCCCATTTCGAGCTCGCGGCCTCGCGACGAGGTGATGGCCGCGGTGCGAGAGGCCATCGCGAGCGCCCTGCCGTGA